A region of Salinibacter sp. 10B DNA encodes the following proteins:
- a CDS encoding bifunctional acetate--CoA ligase family protein/GNAT family N-acetyltransferase, producing the protein MADPETSPNSTPTSDPSYDLISSGRQPLDAIFTPDNVAVIGASESPGSVGRTLLWNLVSNPFGGTIFPVNPKRNSVLGIEAYSSIQDVEADVDLAVIATPAPTVPTIVEECGEAGVQGLVIVSAGFREVGEEGAELEREIKEIAREYNIRIVGPNCLGVMRPPDGLNATFAGSMAQEGNVAFVSQSGALLTSILDWSFRENVGFSSFVSIGSMLDVDWGDMITYLGDDPKTDSIVLYMESIGNARSFLSAARDVAQSKPIIVIKAGRTQAAAEAAASHTGTLTGSDAVLNAAFRRSGVLRVDDINDLFYMAEVLGKQPRPEGPNLTILTNAGGPGVLATDALIDGGGELTPLSEEALEDFDEILPPAWSHSNPVDILGDADPERYAKSLEVAANDENSDGLLVVLTPQAMTEPTKTAEHLRPYARDNRKPVLASWMGGDSVAPGENILNEAGLPTFAYPDTAARVFNNMWRYSYNLKALYETPSLPEDEEGIPDRDAAAAIVEETHQSGRVLMTEYGSKQLLSAYGIPTVETKIAETPHEAVAAAQEIGYPVAVKLHSTSITHKSDVGGVHLELTSDEDVKTAFERIDDNIVGEGFDGVTVQPMIDRSDGYELIIGSSMDQQFGPVLLFGSGGQLVEVYKDRALGLPPLNTTLARRMMEQTKIYEALKGVRGRDPVDMDALETLLVRFSQLVVEQPRVKEIDVNPLLARPGEDGLLALDARVVLHPYTTDEEELPTPAIRPYPRQYIGTQVMRNGEEVTIRPIRPEDEPKLVTFHERLSERSVYLRYASLMKLEQRVAHDRLARICFIDYDREMALVAERTDADGEEQIIGVGRLTQQPGRNEAEFGMLVIDEFQEEGIGTELLRRLVQVGEDEGLDRITADILEQNRAMQRVCEKLDFELVHSSDPDEDMVKAVRTLRD; encoded by the coding sequence ATGGCCGATCCCGAAACGTCCCCCAACTCTACACCCACCAGCGATCCGTCGTACGATCTCATCTCGTCGGGGCGCCAGCCGCTTGATGCCATCTTTACGCCCGATAATGTGGCGGTGATCGGCGCCAGCGAATCGCCCGGCAGTGTGGGGCGCACGCTGCTCTGGAATCTTGTGAGCAATCCCTTCGGCGGTACGATCTTTCCGGTAAACCCGAAGCGCAACAGCGTTCTCGGCATTGAGGCGTACAGCAGCATCCAGGACGTGGAGGCGGATGTGGATCTGGCGGTGATCGCGACGCCGGCTCCCACGGTGCCGACCATCGTGGAAGAGTGCGGAGAGGCTGGCGTGCAGGGTCTCGTCATCGTGTCGGCAGGTTTTCGAGAGGTTGGGGAAGAAGGCGCCGAGCTCGAACGCGAAATTAAAGAGATTGCGCGTGAGTACAACATCCGCATCGTGGGGCCGAACTGCCTCGGCGTGATGCGTCCCCCGGACGGGCTCAACGCGACCTTCGCAGGATCGATGGCCCAGGAGGGCAATGTGGCCTTCGTCAGCCAGAGTGGGGCGCTTCTTACGTCCATTCTCGATTGGAGCTTCCGCGAGAACGTCGGCTTCAGTTCGTTCGTCTCCATCGGGTCGATGCTAGACGTGGACTGGGGCGACATGATTACCTATCTGGGCGACGACCCGAAGACCGACAGCATCGTCCTTTACATGGAGTCGATTGGGAACGCACGCTCGTTCCTGTCAGCGGCCCGGGACGTGGCGCAGAGCAAGCCCATCATCGTGATCAAGGCCGGGCGCACGCAGGCGGCGGCAGAAGCGGCGGCTTCTCACACCGGCACCCTTACCGGCAGCGACGCGGTTCTGAATGCGGCCTTTCGCCGGTCCGGGGTGCTCCGGGTCGACGACATCAATGATCTCTTTTACATGGCTGAGGTGCTGGGCAAACAGCCGCGGCCGGAAGGACCGAACCTCACCATTCTCACGAATGCGGGGGGACCGGGTGTTCTTGCGACCGATGCCCTCATTGACGGGGGAGGAGAACTCACTCCATTGTCTGAAGAGGCGCTGGAGGACTTCGACGAGATTCTGCCTCCGGCCTGGAGCCACAGCAATCCCGTCGACATTCTCGGAGACGCCGATCCGGAGCGCTATGCCAAGTCGCTGGAAGTGGCGGCAAACGACGAAAACAGCGACGGCCTGCTCGTTGTCCTTACGCCGCAGGCCATGACCGAGCCGACCAAAACGGCCGAGCATCTCCGACCCTATGCTCGTGACAACCGGAAGCCGGTTCTTGCCAGCTGGATGGGGGGCGACTCGGTGGCACCGGGCGAAAACATTCTCAATGAGGCTGGGCTTCCGACGTTTGCCTACCCGGACACGGCGGCGCGCGTCTTCAACAACATGTGGCGGTACAGCTACAATCTGAAGGCCCTGTACGAGACGCCCAGCCTGCCGGAAGACGAAGAGGGCATTCCGGATCGAGATGCTGCCGCTGCTATCGTGGAGGAGACCCATCAGTCGGGCCGTGTGCTGATGACGGAGTACGGGTCAAAGCAGCTGCTGTCAGCGTACGGAATCCCCACGGTGGAGACGAAGATTGCTGAAACGCCCCATGAGGCCGTGGCGGCGGCCCAAGAGATTGGCTATCCGGTGGCCGTGAAGCTTCACTCCACGTCAATCACGCACAAGTCGGATGTCGGTGGAGTGCATCTTGAACTCACGAGCGACGAAGACGTCAAGACGGCATTTGAGCGCATCGACGACAACATCGTGGGGGAGGGCTTCGATGGAGTGACGGTCCAGCCGATGATTGATCGGAGTGACGGGTATGAACTCATCATCGGGAGCAGCATGGATCAGCAATTTGGCCCGGTCCTGCTCTTTGGATCCGGCGGCCAGTTGGTTGAGGTGTATAAGGACCGGGCCCTTGGCCTGCCCCCCTTGAACACGACACTGGCCCGTCGCATGATGGAGCAAACCAAGATCTACGAGGCTCTGAAGGGAGTCCGAGGCCGCGACCCGGTCGATATGGACGCCCTGGAAACGCTCCTCGTGCGCTTTAGTCAGCTGGTGGTGGAGCAGCCGCGTGTGAAGGAGATCGATGTGAATCCGCTTCTGGCCCGGCCCGGTGAGGACGGCCTCCTGGCACTTGACGCGCGAGTGGTGCTACACCCCTACACGACCGATGAGGAGGAGCTTCCGACTCCTGCCATTCGGCCCTATCCGCGCCAGTATATCGGCACCCAGGTCATGCGCAATGGGGAGGAGGTCACCATTCGTCCCATCCGCCCGGAGGATGAGCCCAAGCTGGTGACGTTCCACGAGCGACTTTCGGAGCGAAGTGTGTATCTACGGTACGCCAGCCTCATGAAGTTGGAGCAGCGGGTGGCCCACGATCGCCTGGCGCGCATTTGCTTTATCGACTACGACCGAGAGATGGCCCTGGTAGCCGAACGTACGGACGCGGATGGGGAGGAGCAGATCATTGGGGTGGGCCGCCTCACGCAACAGCCCGGTCGCAATGAGGCAGAGTTTGGCATGCTGGTGATCGACGAGTTCCAGGAAGAAGGCATCGGAACTGAACTCCTGCGTCGTCTCGTGCAGGTGGGAGAAGATGAGGGGCTCGACCGTATCACTGCCGATATTCTGGAGCAGAATCGGGCCATGCAGCGCGTGTGTGAAAAACTCGACTTCGAACTCGTTCATAGCTCCGACCCGGACGAGGACATGGTGAAGGCGGTCAGAACGCTTCGAGACTGA
- a CDS encoding M1 family metallopeptidase: MRVRVWFLVLLLGSVGSFGATAQPAATSDTTLEQRRPLPYPITPDRGFQQALEEGTRTRSGKPGPNYWTNTATYDLSARVNPTANVLRGRGTIRYRNNSPDTLRQLVVHLRQNIHKKGTFRNRPAEITGGMTLDRLGLGGADSLRRVQSRQQLQRLGQGYVVQDTRLIVFPPQPLEPKDTATVNVRWHFDIPGADNFRMGQDGEVYYLGYWYPQMAVYDDVEGWKAEPYQGDGEFYMGYADYEVSITVPEGWLVGATGTLQNPEEVLTDSVQARLDRASTTDEVIAIVDSSARGVGTATVAASDADSTLTWQFSAEQARDVAFGTSDDFVWDATSAATGEGRSMIHAFYRPEKETWRRSAEFAQYSIEHLSDMIMPYPYPQMTTVEGPIGGGMEYPMITLIGDPSSSEALFGVTYHEISHMWFPMVVGTNEKAYAWLDEGTTTFNETEGRDDFYPDQDAWARSEHYYYRFATSVDVPSMRHADRYPVEGPARYVASYDKPGVMLHALRSVVGDETFFEAYRTFAQRWAYKHPTPYDFFNTFEDVAGRELDWFWRGAFYESWTMDHAVQSVEQTDEGVVVTVADQGQLVMPVFLEAAYADGRTVERRVGVDPWLDGKRTVEVRLEEGTVTQVTLNPGHTLPDVDRSNDEWTRQEVDASVKP, from the coding sequence ATGCGTGTCCGCGTCTGGTTTCTTGTTCTGCTTTTGGGAAGTGTCGGATCATTCGGGGCGACGGCTCAGCCTGCTGCTACGTCCGACACCACCCTGGAACAGCGGCGGCCCCTTCCGTATCCCATCACGCCCGATCGCGGTTTCCAACAGGCCCTCGAAGAGGGAACGCGCACTCGGTCTGGAAAGCCGGGACCAAACTACTGGACCAACACTGCTACCTATGATCTGTCCGCTCGGGTAAATCCCACCGCGAACGTGTTGCGCGGCCGAGGGACGATTCGCTACCGCAACAACTCTCCGGACACCCTGCGGCAGTTGGTCGTGCATCTCCGGCAGAACATCCACAAAAAAGGAACCTTTCGGAACCGTCCGGCCGAGATCACAGGGGGCATGACGCTCGACCGGCTGGGGCTCGGTGGGGCCGACTCCTTGCGTCGCGTGCAGTCCCGACAACAGCTTCAGCGGCTCGGACAGGGCTACGTGGTGCAGGATACGCGACTCATTGTGTTTCCGCCCCAGCCCCTTGAGCCCAAGGATACAGCCACGGTGAACGTGCGCTGGCATTTCGACATTCCCGGGGCGGATAATTTTCGGATGGGGCAGGACGGAGAGGTGTACTACCTTGGCTACTGGTATCCGCAGATGGCCGTCTACGACGATGTGGAGGGCTGGAAGGCGGAGCCCTATCAGGGCGACGGGGAGTTTTATATGGGGTACGCCGACTATGAGGTGTCCATCACAGTCCCGGAGGGGTGGCTCGTGGGAGCGACGGGCACGCTCCAGAATCCAGAAGAGGTACTGACCGACTCGGTGCAGGCGCGTCTCGATCGGGCATCGACGACGGATGAGGTTATTGCCATTGTTGATAGCAGTGCCCGCGGCGTCGGGACGGCTACCGTAGCGGCCTCCGATGCCGACAGCACCCTCACCTGGCAGTTCTCCGCTGAGCAGGCGCGTGACGTCGCGTTTGGCACGTCCGACGACTTCGTCTGGGACGCCACCTCGGCAGCGACCGGAGAGGGGCGCAGCATGATTCACGCCTTCTACCGGCCCGAGAAGGAGACCTGGCGCCGATCGGCGGAGTTTGCTCAGTATTCGATCGAGCACCTCTCGGATATGATCATGCCCTATCCCTATCCGCAGATGACCACGGTCGAGGGGCCGATTGGGGGCGGCATGGAGTATCCGATGATCACGCTGATTGGAGACCCCTCCTCGTCGGAGGCGCTCTTCGGGGTCACCTATCATGAAATCAGTCACATGTGGTTTCCGATGGTGGTGGGAACCAACGAAAAGGCGTACGCCTGGCTTGATGAAGGGACGACGACCTTCAACGAAACGGAAGGGCGCGACGACTTCTATCCGGATCAGGATGCCTGGGCACGGTCAGAGCACTACTATTACCGTTTTGCAACCTCGGTCGACGTGCCGTCGATGCGCCACGCTGACCGCTATCCGGTGGAGGGGCCGGCCCGCTACGTGGCGTCGTACGACAAACCCGGGGTCATGCTACACGCCCTCCGCAGTGTGGTGGGAGACGAGACGTTTTTTGAGGCCTATCGCACGTTTGCCCAACGCTGGGCTTATAAGCACCCGACGCCGTACGATTTCTTTAATACCTTTGAGGATGTTGCCGGCCGGGAGTTGGACTGGTTCTGGCGCGGGGCCTTTTACGAGTCCTGGACGATGGATCATGCGGTACAGTCCGTGGAGCAGACGGACGAGGGCGTAGTTGTCACCGTGGCCGACCAGGGACAGTTGGTTATGCCCGTTTTTCTGGAGGCGGCGTACGCCGATGGCCGTACCGTTGAGCGCCGCGTCGGGGTTGATCCTTGGCTCGATGGGAAGCGCACCGTCGAAGTGCGGCTTGAGGAGGGCACTGTTACGCAGGTGACCCTCAATCCCGGGCACACGCTTCCGGATGTGGATCGGAGCAACGACGAGTGGACACGGCAGGAGGTAGACGCTTCGGTGAAACCGTGA
- a CDS encoding S9 family peptidase, whose protein sequence is MRTARRLLVGLFVLLGVLGPHAASAQYAQDSLNFDLEHVFDLEYATDPQLSSDGNHVVYARTFMDKRADRRSTRLWMVGTDGTGHRPITDPDTRASQPRWSPSGDRVAYVAATEDGAEIYVRWMDSGQTARLTQLEQSPGGLSWGPDGERLAFTMFVEAQDKPFAKMPSPPEGADWAERPDVVTQTYYRSDGGGYTEKGYTQVFTLPASGGTPRQITSAPYDHGGTPKWTPDGETLLLSANRHEDWRLDPLNTEVYAIDVESGSVTPLTSRQGPDGDVAVSPDGEQVAYTGFDDREQGYQVTKLYVMDRDGSDSRLLTEGFGRDVQNPTFTADGNSIVFQYDDEGSTKIGRVTMDGERSVVATNVGGTSIGRPYTSGSFSMASNGRVAYTHATPQRPADVAVAQPGQEPRVLTSLNDDLFGQIKTGRVEEFTYESSYDGKTIEGWIVKPPNFDASKDYPLILEIHGGPFAAYGPYFSAEVQLYAAAGYVVLYTNPRGSTSYGQSFGNAIHHDYPGHDYDDLMSGVDAVLERGYVDADRLFVTGGSGGGVLTSWIVGHTDRFRAAVAAKPVINWYSWVLTADMYPYGAKYWFPGMPWNHRDHYMDRSPLTYVDEVSTPTMLMTGTEDYRTPMSEAEQFYQALKLREVKTALVRVPGASHGIAARPSHLAAKAAHVLEWFQRHGGTSPNEE, encoded by the coding sequence ATGCGCACTGCTCGACGCCTACTCGTTGGTCTCTTCGTTCTGCTTGGCGTGCTGGGGCCGCACGCTGCTTCTGCGCAGTACGCCCAGGATTCGCTGAACTTTGATCTTGAACACGTCTTTGATCTCGAGTACGCCACCGACCCGCAACTTTCGTCCGACGGGAATCACGTGGTTTATGCTCGAACCTTCATGGACAAGAGGGCCGACCGCCGGTCGACGCGCCTCTGGATGGTGGGGACGGATGGGACAGGCCATCGTCCGATCACGGATCCGGACACGAGGGCGTCCCAGCCCCGGTGGTCGCCCAGTGGGGACCGGGTGGCGTACGTGGCCGCCACAGAGGATGGCGCCGAAATCTATGTGCGCTGGATGGATTCAGGGCAGACGGCCCGTCTCACTCAGTTGGAGCAGTCTCCTGGGGGGCTCTCGTGGGGGCCCGATGGGGAGCGCCTGGCGTTTACGATGTTTGTTGAGGCCCAGGACAAGCCGTTTGCGAAAATGCCGAGTCCACCAGAGGGAGCTGACTGGGCGGAGCGGCCCGACGTTGTCACGCAGACGTACTATCGATCGGATGGGGGCGGATACACGGAAAAGGGATACACACAGGTCTTTACACTCCCGGCGTCCGGGGGCACGCCCCGACAGATCACGAGTGCGCCGTATGACCACGGGGGCACCCCCAAGTGGACGCCGGATGGCGAGACGCTTCTTCTTAGCGCGAATCGACACGAGGACTGGCGTCTCGATCCGCTCAACACTGAGGTCTACGCGATCGATGTTGAAAGCGGGTCGGTGACGCCGCTGACCAGCCGTCAGGGGCCGGACGGCGATGTCGCGGTCTCGCCCGATGGGGAGCAGGTCGCCTACACGGGCTTTGACGACCGGGAGCAGGGCTATCAAGTGACGAAGCTCTATGTAATGGACCGAGACGGCAGCGATTCCCGTCTCCTCACGGAGGGCTTCGGCCGGGATGTGCAGAATCCGACCTTTACGGCGGACGGCAACAGCATTGTTTTTCAGTACGATGACGAGGGCTCGACGAAGATTGGTCGGGTAACGATGGACGGGGAGCGAAGTGTCGTGGCCACCAATGTTGGGGGCACCTCGATCGGGCGTCCCTACACGAGCGGGTCCTTTAGTATGGCCTCGAATGGCCGCGTTGCTTACACGCATGCGACGCCTCAACGACCGGCGGATGTAGCGGTGGCTCAGCCGGGGCAAGAGCCCCGCGTGCTCACCTCCCTCAACGACGACCTCTTTGGGCAGATCAAAACTGGACGTGTGGAGGAGTTTACCTACGAGTCCTCGTACGACGGAAAAACGATCGAGGGGTGGATCGTGAAACCGCCCAACTTTGATGCGTCAAAGGACTACCCCCTCATCCTTGAGATCCATGGGGGGCCGTTTGCGGCTTACGGGCCGTACTTCTCGGCGGAGGTGCAACTCTACGCCGCAGCAGGGTACGTCGTCCTCTACACGAATCCACGCGGCTCCACTAGCTACGGGCAGTCGTTCGGGAATGCGATTCATCATGACTACCCGGGACACGACTACGATGATCTGATGTCCGGTGTGGATGCGGTTTTAGAGCGCGGGTACGTGGATGCGGATCGACTCTTTGTGACGGGGGGGAGCGGAGGCGGGGTGCTCACGTCCTGGATTGTCGGTCACACGGATCGGTTCCGCGCAGCTGTGGCGGCGAAGCCGGTCATCAACTGGTACAGTTGGGTGCTTACGGCCGACATGTATCCGTACGGGGCCAAGTATTGGTTTCCCGGGATGCCGTGGAATCACCGCGATCATTACATGGACCGTTCGCCGCTGACGTATGTTGATGAGGTGTCCACGCCCACCATGCTGATGACGGGAACGGAGGATTATCGCACGCCGATGTCGGAGGCGGAGCAATTCTACCAGGCGTTAAAGCTACGAGAGGTAAAGACAGCCCTTGTGCGGGTGCCGGGGGCGTCGCATGGCATCGCGGCACGTCCCAGTCACCTCGCGGCGAAGGCGGCTCACGTACTGGAGTGGTTCCAGCGGCACGGGGGCACGTCACCGAATGAGGAGTGA
- a CDS encoding PIN domain-containing protein — MTYAILDTNFFLHFKQIEDVDWREMLDADSVKLVIPRRMIEELDEKKDEGSSEKLRDRARKAQGNIEQYLFENDTNEIQSSVLLDHYRKLPEKYFNSKDLDRDTPDDHLVATALHIKENTNDSESRVLIVTNDIGPRLSAEPRNVNTEKPPEHLRLPNPKSELEKEIARLRHEKQRLEGTMPDLGLRFDNGKDHLEVGLDRDRVISSEEIKSEMSNVKQQFPPKEYPEDCASMDDLKSSINSSIKKKIGEEVENEKVRSTIPKEEYERYNSDLENFYEDYASYLEDKRENSIIENMIIDINLKMVNDGTTPGEDIDIVLRFPEAVHLFNEDPVSDLEEPSRPEPPTPPKTFGDLVGDRGLGGTASQAALISPKPIQGAELLQPQLRTGSSPIVENRNEDISIAKYHVTKLKHNQGRSLSSIYAIFSPPGATKNFEINYEMTAANVPNPITGSLHVVIEEGSD; from the coding sequence ATGACATACGCTATTTTAGATACCAACTTTTTCCTCCACTTCAAGCAAATAGAAGACGTAGATTGGAGGGAGATGCTCGATGCCGATAGCGTAAAGCTTGTTATTCCTCGACGAATGATAGAGGAGTTGGACGAAAAGAAAGATGAAGGATCTTCGGAAAAGCTCCGAGACCGAGCGAGAAAAGCCCAAGGAAATATCGAGCAGTACCTATTCGAAAACGATACAAACGAGATTCAAAGTTCGGTGCTGCTCGATCACTATCGAAAATTACCTGAGAAATATTTTAACTCTAAAGACCTTGACCGAGACACCCCAGACGACCATCTCGTTGCTACAGCTTTACATATTAAGGAAAATACCAATGACAGCGAAAGCCGTGTGCTGATAGTGACGAACGATATAGGGCCGCGGCTATCCGCTGAACCTCGGAATGTGAACACAGAAAAACCTCCAGAACATCTTCGACTACCAAATCCCAAAAGCGAACTTGAAAAGGAGATAGCCCGGCTTCGACATGAAAAGCAGCGATTGGAAGGCACAATGCCCGACCTCGGGCTTCGATTCGATAACGGAAAAGATCACCTTGAAGTGGGGCTGGACCGAGATAGGGTTATTTCATCCGAAGAGATAAAGTCTGAAATGTCGAACGTAAAACAACAATTCCCCCCTAAAGAATATCCAGAAGACTGCGCCTCTATGGATGACCTGAAGTCATCCATTAACTCAAGTATAAAAAAGAAAATAGGGGAGGAGGTAGAAAATGAAAAAGTCAGGTCTACTATACCGAAGGAAGAGTACGAAAGATATAATAGTGATTTAGAAAATTTCTATGAAGATTATGCGTCTTACTTAGAAGACAAAAGGGAAAACTCAATTATAGAAAATATGATAATCGATATAAATCTAAAGATGGTAAACGACGGTACAACACCGGGTGAAGACATTGATATCGTGCTTCGGTTCCCGGAGGCTGTTCATCTCTTTAATGAAGACCCAGTGTCCGATTTGGAAGAGCCGTCAAGGCCAGAGCCACCCACCCCTCCAAAGACATTCGGTGATCTCGTCGGCGACAGGGGATTGGGGGGCACTGCTTCGCAAGCTGCCTTGATCTCACCGAAACCAATTCAGGGGGCCGAGTTACTTCAGCCGCAGCTGCGGACTGGATCAAGTCCAATAGTCGAAAATCGAAACGAAGATATTTCCATAGCTAAATACCACGTGACCAAGCTCAAGCATAATCAGGGAAGATCACTTTCCTCTATCTATGCGATTTTTTCGCCCCCTGGCGCAACTAAAAACTTCGAAATCAACTACGAAATGACCGCGGCGAACGTCCCCAATCCAATAACTGGTAGCTTGCACGTGGTCATTGAGGAAGGAAGCGACTGA
- a CDS encoding site-specific integrase: MGSASLRKKRDKYYARFYDKKQRPKRKELALYTTRKSVAKKKLRRMEEGWADGTFDPWAGGWLVDNETVSDAVDLFLDIKEKEGLQQSSIDSYRYKLGALVDELPPGLMVRHVTSGHLRPYIHSAEVSNATQRSRYRHVRAFFSWAVERGLADDSPIQDLKQPRKEETKQAFLDPEDIKTLLRAIDAHREMLEGEPGPTPHDTWLKNMIRVAVGTGLRRGELLNLRWADIDLEEGQLIVRHREDFTAKNGRERVVPLRGDALNVLQSVYDERQPIPGDPVFLDANDDPPKPDRVSKRFKFYVRKAKLEDREELSFHSCRHTTGSWLSMQGVPLRVISEILGHSSTQVTEKYSHLQPEVMERAMDETFGDVA; this comes from the coding sequence ATGGGATCAGCTTCACTTCGCAAGAAACGCGACAAGTACTACGCCCGATTCTACGACAAGAAACAGCGCCCTAAGCGAAAAGAACTGGCCCTCTACACTACGCGGAAAAGCGTTGCGAAAAAGAAGCTCCGCCGAATGGAAGAGGGATGGGCCGACGGTACATTCGATCCTTGGGCCGGCGGTTGGCTCGTAGATAATGAGACGGTGTCGGATGCCGTTGACCTCTTCCTCGATATCAAGGAAAAGGAGGGTCTCCAGCAGAGCTCGATCGATTCTTACCGCTACAAACTGGGAGCCCTTGTCGATGAACTCCCACCGGGATTGATGGTCCGCCATGTCACCTCGGGTCACCTACGCCCGTACATCCACAGTGCTGAAGTATCCAACGCCACGCAGCGAAGCCGCTATCGGCACGTGCGAGCCTTCTTCTCGTGGGCCGTCGAGCGAGGCCTTGCAGACGACAGTCCCATTCAGGATCTGAAGCAGCCTCGGAAGGAGGAGACGAAGCAAGCATTTCTCGATCCAGAGGACATCAAAACGCTTCTTCGTGCGATAGATGCCCATCGGGAAATGCTGGAGGGAGAGCCCGGCCCAACGCCCCACGACACGTGGCTGAAAAACATGATCCGCGTTGCAGTAGGCACTGGTCTGCGTCGTGGAGAGCTGCTGAATCTTCGGTGGGCTGATATTGATCTCGAAGAAGGTCAGCTTATCGTTCGGCACCGGGAAGACTTCACCGCGAAGAATGGGCGGGAACGGGTCGTGCCTCTCAGAGGGGATGCACTCAATGTTCTCCAATCGGTGTATGACGAGCGGCAGCCGATTCCGGGTGATCCGGTGTTTCTGGATGCGAACGACGATCCGCCGAAGCCTGATCGGGTAAGCAAGCGGTTCAAGTTCTACGTACGAAAGGCGAAACTCGAAGACCGGGAGGAGTTGTCGTTCCACTCATGCCGGCACACGACTGGCTCGTGGCTCTCGATGCAAGGCGTGCCGCTCCGCGTGATTTCGGAGATCCTCGGTCATTCAAGCACGCAGGTCACTGAGAAGTACAGTCACCTACAGCCCGAGGTAATGGAGCGGGCGATGGATGAGACATTCGGCGATGTCGCTTAA
- a CDS encoding excisionase family DNA-binding protein: MPSINTDDLITISAAAEQKGCSRTTLYRAISDGRLNAVEVGGRRMLLQDKSYRTFEPEWKGGRVQKLQEESERGDAEEG, from the coding sequence ATGCCGAGCATAAATACCGACGATCTCATTACAATCAGCGCCGCCGCTGAGCAGAAAGGATGCTCTCGGACCACCCTATATCGTGCGATCTCTGACGGAAGGCTTAATGCCGTGGAGGTTGGAGGTCGCCGGATGCTTCTGCAAGACAAGTCATACCGAACGTTTGAACCCGAATGGAAGGGAGGTCGGGTGCAGAAGCTTCAGGAAGAATCGGAGCGAGGCGACGCTGAAGAAGGGTAG
- a CDS encoding helix-turn-helix domain-containing protein: MVSTTGNESNSDPPEQDLRTQLRELVAGLRREVEALREEITALRRKEAPEGADSLLTREEAAERLRISTRTLHDLADAGEIQPVRVRGRVLYHPDTLEAYIRQQARREDGRRG; encoded by the coding sequence ATGGTATCAACTACAGGAAACGAAAGCAATAGCGATCCGCCGGAACAGGACCTTCGCACTCAGCTCCGTGAGCTTGTAGCTGGATTGAGAAGAGAGGTAGAAGCCCTTCGCGAGGAGATTACGGCCCTTCGACGCAAAGAAGCTCCAGAGGGTGCAGATTCTCTTCTCACGCGAGAGGAGGCCGCTGAGAGACTCCGGATCTCGACACGCACCCTCCACGACCTGGCCGACGCCGGCGAAATTCAGCCGGTTCGGGTGCGTGGCCGTGTCCTCTACCACCCCGACACCCTTGAGGCATACATTCGGCAGCAGGCGCGCCGGGAGGACGGCCGTCGTGGATAA